In Alkalihalobacterium alkalinitrilicum, a genomic segment contains:
- a CDS encoding bifunctional 3-deoxy-7-phosphoheptulonate synthase/chorismate mutase yields the protein MSNEQLETLRDKLDEVNLQLLELINERARLVQEIGKVKNKQGVNRFDPVRERKMLNLIAENNNGPFETSTLQHLFKQIFKAGLELQEDDNRKALLVSRKKHPEDTVINLKGEQIGDGQQRLVMGPCAVESYEQVAAVAKAMKEQGMKLLRGGAFKPRTSPYDFQGLGLEGLQILKRVADEYDMAVISEIVRPEDIEVALEYIDVIQIGARNMHNFELLKAAGSVNKPVLLKRGLSATIEEFINAAEYVISKGNGNIMLCERGIRTYEKATRNTLDISAVPILKQETHLPVLVDVTHSTGRKDLLLPTAKAALAIGADAVMAEVHPDPAVALSDSAQQMDIGQFNEFVSNLRESGLYKF from the coding sequence ATGAGCAACGAGCAATTAGAGACATTGAGAGACAAGTTAGATGAGGTTAATTTACAGCTTTTAGAGTTAATTAATGAGCGAGCCCGCTTAGTTCAAGAAATCGGTAAGGTGAAAAATAAACAAGGTGTCAATCGATTTGATCCTGTCCGAGAGCGTAAAATGCTTAATTTAATAGCAGAAAATAACAATGGGCCGTTTGAAACCTCTACATTACAACATTTATTTAAACAAATTTTCAAAGCAGGTTTGGAACTGCAAGAAGATGATAATCGAAAAGCGTTGCTAGTTTCTCGTAAAAAGCATCCTGAAGATACAGTTATTAATCTTAAAGGAGAGCAAATTGGTGACGGACAGCAACGTTTAGTAATGGGACCATGTGCTGTTGAAAGCTATGAGCAAGTAGCAGCTGTTGCTAAAGCTATGAAAGAACAAGGAATGAAGTTATTACGTGGAGGAGCGTTTAAACCACGTACATCTCCATATGATTTCCAAGGTTTAGGACTTGAAGGATTACAAATTTTAAAACGAGTAGCTGATGAATATGATATGGCGGTCATTAGTGAAATCGTTCGTCCTGAAGATATAGAAGTAGCATTAGAATATATTGATGTAATTCAGATTGGTGCACGTAATATGCACAACTTTGAATTATTAAAAGCAGCGGGGTCTGTTAATAAACCAGTCCTATTAAAAAGAGGACTTTCTGCTACAATTGAAGAGTTCATTAATGCAGCTGAGTATGTTATTTCAAAAGGTAATGGGAATATTATGCTTTGTGAGCGCGGAATTCGCACATACGAAAAAGCAACTCGTAACACATTAGATATTTCAGCTGTACCAATTTTGAAACAAGAGACTCATTTGCCAGTATTAGTGGATGTAACTCATTCAACTGGTCGTAAAGATTTATTACTTCCAACGGCAAAAGCTGCTCTTGCAATTGGTGCTGATGCGGTCATGGCAGAAGTACACCCTGACCCTGCGGTAGCTCTTTCTGACTCGGCTCAACAAATGGATATCGGACAATTCAACGAATTTGTAAGTAATCTAAGAGAGTCTGGCTTGTATAAATTTTAA
- the ytxJ gene encoding bacillithiol system redox-active protein YtxJ — protein sequence MQKVNTTEELIALLNEHNKLFLLKNSTTCPISHTAYNEFTQFAEGYPEETFYYLNVQEARPLSNEIAEKFEVKHESPQVLLFSNGQVVWHTSHWNVTVSNLESEWSKI from the coding sequence ATGCAGAAAGTAAATACGACAGAAGAATTAATAGCATTATTGAATGAGCATAATAAATTATTTTTGTTAAAAAATAGTACAACTTGTCCCATTAGTCATACAGCCTATAACGAATTCACGCAGTTTGCAGAGGGCTATCCTGAAGAAACATTCTATTATTTAAACGTACAAGAAGCTCGACCATTATCTAATGAGATTGCTGAGAAATTTGAAGTGAAACACGAATCACCACAAGTATTATTGTTTTCAAATGGCCAAGTCGTTTGGCATACTTCTCATTGGAATGTAACAGTATCTAATTTGGAATCTGAGTGGAGTAAAATTTAA
- the motS gene encoding flagellar motor protein MotS: protein MLNRRRRQENKGAPRWMVTFSDLMTLILVFFILLFSMSVVDAEKFRAIADSFQQRQILDFLPSAIEFETPSEDRGEQRRDPFDEGKFGEEQDINMDELLQEVQQFLETNELTELISATRDDRGVVLVLQERTLFETAEADVLPDAQPFLDKVGTLLTAIPNLVKVEGHTDSRPISTYRFPSNWELSGARASSVIRYLLDNHDLETNRFIATGYGDTRPVVPNTTVENLQTNRRVVIVISDPTYDTEETF, encoded by the coding sequence ATGTTGAATCGTAGACGTCGGCAAGAAAATAAAGGTGCTCCAAGATGGATGGTCACTTTTTCGGATTTAATGACTCTTATTCTAGTATTCTTCATTCTACTATTTTCGATGTCTGTTGTAGATGCTGAAAAATTCCGAGCAATTGCAGACTCGTTTCAACAACGTCAAATACTTGATTTTCTACCTTCAGCAATAGAATTTGAAACACCTAGTGAGGATAGAGGAGAACAACGTCGTGATCCGTTTGATGAAGGAAAGTTTGGGGAAGAGCAAGACATAAATATGGATGAGCTCTTACAAGAAGTTCAACAATTTCTAGAAACCAATGAACTAACGGAATTAATATCAGCGACTCGTGATGATCGAGGGGTTGTTCTCGTTTTACAAGAACGAACGTTATTTGAAACTGCAGAAGCGGATGTACTTCCAGATGCGCAACCATTTTTAGACAAAGTTGGAACGCTATTAACTGCCATTCCTAATTTGGTTAAAGTAGAAGGACACACGGATTCAAGACCGATATCCACATATCGTTTTCCATCGAACTGGGAGTTATCGGGTGCTCGTGCGAGTAGTGTTATCCGATATCTTCTTGATAATCATGATCTTGAGACCAATCGTTTTATTGCCACAGGGTATGGAGACACGCGGCCAGTCGTACCGAATACGACCGTAGAAAATTTACAAACAAATCGTCGTGTCGTTATTGTCATTTCTGACCCTACCTATGATACCGAAGAAACATTCTAA
- a CDS encoding aminopeptidase, whose product MRDPRISTLAKNLINYSVRLQKGEKILIENFGLQKELVNALVQEVYAVGGLPFVTLKDHQVDRALLVGATEEQQNLTAQFEANVMKEMDAYIGLRAGDNISELSDVPSEKMALHSKTVGTKVHREIRVPKTRWCVLRYPSSSMAQLANMSTEAFEDFYFDVCNLDYGKMDKAMDSLVELMNKTDKVQLIGPGTDLTFSIKDIPAIKCAGHLNIPDGEVYSAPVKNSVNGTISFNTPSPYQSFTFENVQFTFKDGKIVEATSNDTDRITKILDTDEGARYVGEFAIGVNPYIQHPMKDILFDEKIDGSFHFTPGQCYDDAYNDNHSAIHWDLVMIQRPEYGGGEIYFDDVLIRKDGRFVIPELEALNPENLK is encoded by the coding sequence TTGAGAGATCCAAGAATTTCGACTTTAGCTAAAAATTTAATCAATTACTCAGTCCGTCTTCAAAAGGGCGAAAAAATTTTAATAGAAAATTTCGGACTTCAAAAAGAATTAGTTAATGCTCTCGTGCAGGAAGTATACGCAGTAGGCGGCCTACCATTTGTTACCTTAAAAGATCATCAAGTCGATCGTGCCCTATTGGTTGGGGCAACTGAAGAACAACAGAATTTAACGGCTCAGTTTGAAGCAAATGTGATGAAAGAAATGGATGCCTATATCGGATTACGTGCAGGTGATAACATATCAGAACTCAGTGACGTTCCTTCTGAGAAAATGGCCTTACATAGTAAAACGGTGGGTACGAAGGTTCACCGTGAAATTCGAGTACCGAAAACAAGATGGTGTGTGTTACGTTATCCTTCATCATCTATGGCACAATTAGCGAATATGAGTACGGAAGCTTTTGAGGACTTTTATTTTGACGTTTGTAACTTAGACTACGGGAAAATGGACAAAGCCATGGATTCTCTAGTAGAGTTAATGAACAAAACTGACAAAGTCCAACTGATAGGACCAGGAACAGACTTAACGTTTTCGATAAAGGATATTCCAGCAATCAAATGTGCTGGACATCTTAACATTCCAGATGGAGAGGTATATTCAGCTCCTGTAAAAAATTCAGTGAACGGAACAATCTCATTTAATACGCCTTCTCCATATCAAAGTTTTACGTTTGAAAACGTTCAGTTTACGTTTAAGGATGGTAAAATCGTTGAAGCTACTTCTAATGACACTGATAGAATCACAAAAATTCTCGATACGGATGAAGGTGCCCGTTATGTTGGAGAGTTTGCCATTGGGGTGAACCCATATATTCAACATCCGATGAAAGACATTCTTTTCGATGAAAAGATTGATGGAAGTTTTCACTTTACGCCTGGTCAGTGTTATGACGATGCATATAATGACAACCATTCCGCAATTCATTGGGATTTAGTTATGATCCAACGTCCTGAGTACGGCGGTGGCGAAATTTACTTTGATGATGTTCTTATTAGAAAAGACGGCCGATTTGTGATCCCTGAATTGGAAGCGTTAAACCCAGAAAATCTAAAATAA
- a CDS encoding YtxH domain-containing protein: MGDMNTKDFLIGSLIGGIVGASAALLLAPKSGKELRSNINEQALLAKEKTTNLTNTAYERGNEWASLAKEKSTQVVDKVKEVTKNIKTDVEDAQNSADDFVADVADQVAESSDNLKQNLQQEVENINNTITEETEKRKVTAADQR; the protein is encoded by the coding sequence ATGGGAGATATGAATACGAAAGATTTTTTAATTGGTTCATTAATTGGTGGGATTGTAGGTGCCTCAGCAGCACTTCTATTAGCACCGAAATCAGGAAAAGAACTTCGAAGTAATATTAATGAACAAGCACTATTGGCAAAAGAAAAAACAACAAATTTAACGAATACAGCCTATGAAAGAGGAAATGAATGGGCTTCTTTAGCGAAAGAAAAATCTACACAAGTTGTGGATAAAGTGAAGGAAGTTACGAAAAATATTAAGACAGATGTTGAAGATGCTCAAAATTCTGCCGATGACTTTGTAGCAGATGTTGCTGATCAAGTTGCAGAAAGTAGTGATAACCTTAAACAAAATCTTCAACAGGAAGTAGAAAATATAAATAATACGATTACAGAAGAAACAGAAAAAAGAAAAGTAACTGCAGCGGATCAAAGATAA
- a CDS encoding DUF948 domain-containing protein — MIIVYISVAVVAVAFFILVLYLVQTLKSATKTLNNVADTVSSLEKQLQGVTKETEFLLQKTNRLADDIHEKSQSLNTMFDSVKDLGQSVQTVNDSLKKVSNTVARQSEQQSAQVAQAVQWGNAAIDLYSKWKEKKQQHPNDVNS; from the coding sequence ATGATCATAGTTTACATAAGTGTAGCAGTTGTAGCAGTAGCCTTTTTCATTTTAGTTCTTTATTTAGTCCAAACCTTAAAGTCAGCAACGAAAACATTAAATAATGTAGCTGATACGGTCAGCAGTTTAGAAAAGCAATTACAAGGAGTTACGAAAGAGACCGAATTTCTGCTGCAGAAGACGAATCGCCTTGCCGATGACATTCACGAAAAATCTCAGTCATTGAATACGATGTTTGACTCGGTAAAAGATTTAGGGCAGTCTGTCCAAACGGTAAATGATTCTTTAAAGAAAGTGTCAAATACTGTAGCTAGACAGTCTGAACAGCAGTCTGCGCAAGTTGCCCAAGCGGTTCAATGGGGGAACGCAGCTATTGATTTATATTCGAAATGGAAAGAAAAAAAGCAACAACATCCTAACGATGTTAATTCATAA
- the ccpA gene encoding catabolite control protein A, whose product MNTTIYDVAREAGVSMATVSRVVNGNPNVKPATRKKVMEAIEQLGYRPNAVARGLASKKTTTVGVIIPDISSIFFAELARGIEDIATMYKYNIILCNSDQNKEKEIRLINTLLEKQVDGIVFMGGQITEEHAAQFKNSPVPVVLAATLDAEKTIPSVIIDYQQAVYDAITHLLSVGHKEIGMLSGPLEDPVNGYQKYAGYRQAIEEAGLTFNEDMIKIGDYTYDSGIEAMQSFLEMDEKPTAIFASTDEMALGVIHGAQDKGYSVPKDFEVVGFDNTRLATMVRPTLTTVVQPMYDIGAVSMRLLTKFMNKEEVPDHIVVLPHRIEFRDSTVQKES is encoded by the coding sequence GTGAATACGACAATTTATGATGTAGCAAGAGAAGCAGGAGTATCAATGGCAACCGTTTCTCGTGTTGTTAATGGAAACCCAAATGTAAAACCTGCAACACGAAAGAAAGTAATGGAGGCCATTGAACAATTAGGTTATAGACCGAATGCAGTTGCAAGAGGGTTAGCAAGTAAGAAAACGACGACAGTCGGTGTAATTATTCCTGATATATCAAGTATTTTCTTTGCAGAGTTAGCTCGGGGTATTGAAGATATTGCGACGATGTATAAATATAACATTATCTTATGTAACTCAGATCAAAACAAAGAAAAAGAAATTCGACTCATTAATACGTTGTTAGAAAAGCAAGTGGATGGAATTGTTTTTATGGGGGGACAAATTACAGAAGAACATGCTGCGCAATTTAAGAACTCTCCTGTTCCAGTAGTATTAGCTGCAACTTTAGATGCGGAGAAAACGATTCCGTCTGTTATCATTGATTATCAACAAGCTGTATATGATGCTATTACCCATTTATTGTCTGTTGGCCATAAGGAAATAGGAATGCTATCAGGTCCTCTTGAAGATCCAGTCAATGGTTACCAGAAATATGCAGGGTATCGACAGGCAATTGAGGAAGCAGGATTAACGTTTAATGAAGATATGATTAAAATCGGGGATTACACATACGATTCGGGGATTGAAGCAATGCAAAGTTTTTTAGAGATGGACGAAAAGCCGACTGCAATATTTGCTTCTACTGATGAAATGGCTCTAGGTGTTATACATGGTGCACAAGATAAAGGATACAGCGTACCTAAAGATTTTGAAGTTGTCGGATTTGACAATACACGTTTAGCAACGATGGTCCGTCCAACATTAACGACGGTTGTACAACCTATGTATGATATTGGTGCTGTTTCCATGCGATTATTAACAAAATTTATGAATAAAGAAGAAGTGCCAGACCATATTGTCGTCCTGCCACATCGGATAGAATTTAGAGATTCTACTGTACAAAAAGAGAGCTAA
- a CDS encoding cell division protein FtsA, translating to MNINKETPIFALDIGTRSVVGLLLKKIDNKYEVIDIISKEHSERAMLDGQIHNVLSVSELVIEIKSLLEQKHGKLAKVCVAAAGRSLKTKRSKVEIQISGKNIVNQEDILHLELSAVQQAQFSLATDFQDQESFNYYCVGYSVLDYRLDDEKIGSLLDQSGQTASVEVIATFLPKVVVESLIAVLQRSELELEALTLEPIAAINVLIPPSMRRLNVALVDIGAGTSDIAITDEGTVTAYGMVPFAGDEVTEAISDQFLLDFPDAELIKRQLSEKDEVTLKDILGFETTYPKEEVIQAVEGTISELAKSITSQILELNGKSPKAVMLVGGGSMTPRLANYVAQSLQLPENRVAIRGIDAIKTVASTNGNSGPELVTPIGIAIAAKENPIEYISITVNERTVRVFDVKKLTVGDGLLAAGVHLSKLYGRPGSAMMIYVNGQLVTIPGHHGEPPTILKNGKKTSLDAPLEAKDNLSTEKGKDGTPAVAKVSDLVEEIPTVHITVNNQLTTVSALILKNGTPTNSGDPLYERDELSIQLPKTVKDVLVSLHNTDEIATLTPFTVYINGNKVTIPQESPVFLNGKEATLTSPIKNGDSLNITKTKKGSTPTLSDLLAILNIPTEQSISVFFNDDPVRLVKPSVEIFRGSELIEKDTLLTQGENLSLATSNESSFIYQDIFRFVDFDISPKPNQHVLVLKNGSNASFSEPIYTGDKLEIRFSILNNDKTY from the coding sequence ATGAACATAAATAAAGAAACGCCTATTTTTGCCTTAGATATTGGGACCCGATCTGTAGTTGGACTTCTCTTAAAAAAGATCGATAATAAATATGAAGTCATTGATATTATTTCAAAAGAACATTCTGAACGTGCGATGTTAGATGGACAAATTCATAATGTCTTATCCGTTTCTGAATTAGTCATAGAAATAAAGTCATTACTAGAACAAAAACATGGAAAATTAGCAAAAGTTTGTGTTGCTGCCGCAGGTCGTTCATTAAAAACGAAAAGATCTAAAGTTGAAATACAAATATCAGGAAAAAACATAGTCAATCAAGAAGATATTTTGCACTTAGAGTTAAGCGCTGTACAACAAGCACAGTTTTCACTTGCTACCGATTTTCAAGATCAAGAAAGTTTTAATTATTACTGTGTTGGTTATTCCGTTCTCGATTATCGACTAGATGATGAAAAGATTGGGAGTCTTCTCGATCAATCTGGACAAACAGCCAGCGTCGAAGTTATTGCTACATTTTTACCTAAAGTAGTTGTTGAGTCTTTAATTGCTGTCCTACAACGAAGTGAATTAGAGCTTGAAGCTTTAACACTTGAACCGATTGCCGCTATTAATGTTCTCATACCACCATCGATGCGCCGCCTAAATGTAGCACTCGTGGATATCGGCGCAGGAACGTCTGATATAGCCATTACCGATGAAGGAACAGTTACCGCTTATGGAATGGTCCCTTTTGCTGGAGACGAAGTAACCGAAGCGATTAGTGATCAATTCCTACTTGATTTTCCCGATGCTGAACTTATCAAAAGACAATTGTCAGAAAAAGATGAGGTAACTTTAAAAGATATTCTTGGATTTGAAACAACCTACCCAAAAGAGGAAGTGATCCAAGCGGTTGAAGGTACTATTTCAGAATTAGCAAAATCGATTACTTCCCAAATATTGGAGTTAAATGGGAAATCTCCGAAGGCTGTTATGTTAGTAGGTGGTGGTAGTATGACACCACGATTAGCGAACTATGTGGCTCAATCGTTACAACTTCCAGAAAACCGAGTCGCTATACGAGGCATCGATGCCATTAAAACCGTTGCTTCAACGAATGGTAATTCTGGACCTGAGCTGGTCACACCGATTGGCATCGCAATAGCCGCAAAAGAAAATCCTATAGAATATATTAGTATAACGGTTAACGAACGAACGGTTCGTGTATTTGATGTGAAAAAGCTAACCGTCGGTGATGGACTTCTGGCAGCAGGTGTCCATCTATCAAAACTGTATGGAAGACCTGGAAGTGCGATGATGATCTATGTAAATGGTCAACTCGTCACAATTCCTGGACATCACGGTGAACCTCCAACCATCTTAAAAAACGGGAAGAAAACGTCACTTGATGCTCCACTTGAAGCAAAAGACAACCTTTCGACTGAAAAAGGTAAAGACGGTACACCTGCTGTTGCCAAAGTTTCAGATCTAGTTGAAGAAATTCCAACTGTTCATATTACCGTTAATAATCAACTGACTACGGTTTCAGCACTCATACTTAAAAACGGAACGCCGACAAACAGCGGTGATCCGCTTTATGAAAGAGATGAGCTCTCTATTCAACTTCCAAAGACCGTGAAAGATGTTTTAGTCTCTCTTCATAACACAGATGAAATAGCAACACTTACACCGTTTACCGTTTATATAAACGGTAATAAAGTAACGATCCCTCAAGAGAGTCCAGTTTTTTTAAATGGCAAAGAAGCAACATTAACTTCACCTATTAAAAACGGAGACTCGTTGAACATAACAAAGACCAAAAAAGGAAGTACACCGACCTTATCAGATTTGCTCGCAATCTTAAATATACCAACTGAACAATCGATTTCGGTTTTCTTCAATGATGATCCTGTTCGATTGGTGAAACCTTCTGTTGAGATCTTCCGTGGTTCTGAACTTATAGAGAAAGATACTTTATTAACACAAGGTGAAAATTTAAGTTTAGCAACTTCGAATGAAAGTTCTTTTATTTATCAAGATATTTTTCGCTTCGTAGATTTTGACATTTCTCCAAAACCAAATCAACACGTTTTAGTTTTAAAAAACGGTAGTAACGCTTCATTTAGTGAACCGATATACACTGGTGATAAACTTGAAATACGATTCTCTATCTTGAATAACGATAAAACATATTAA